A part of Streptococcus porcinus genomic DNA contains:
- the rlmN gene encoding 23S rRNA (adenine(2503)-C(2))-methyltransferase RlmN, giving the protein MKPSIYSLTRDELIDWAIANGQKRFRATQIWDWLYKKRVQSFEEMTNISKDFISLLNEQFCLNPLKQRIVQESADGTVKYLFELPDGMLIETVLMRQHYGHSVCVTTQVGCNIGCTFCASGLIKKQRDLNSGEITAQIMLVQKYFDERGQDERVSHVVVMGIGEPFDNYKNVMTFLRTINDDNGLAIGARHITVSTSGLAHKIREFANEGVQVNLAVSLHAPNNELRSSIMRINRSFPLEKLFAAIEYYIETTNRRVTFEYIMLNEVNDGVEQAKELAALTKNIRKLSYVNLIPYNPVSEHDQYSRSPKARVEAFYDVLKKNGVNCVVRQEHGTDIDAACGQLRSNTMKKDRQKAVAKVE; this is encoded by the coding sequence ATGAAACCATCAATTTATAGCTTAACCCGTGATGAACTCATAGATTGGGCAATTGCAAATGGGCAAAAGAGATTTAGAGCGACTCAAATTTGGGATTGGCTTTATAAGAAACGTGTTCAATCTTTTGAAGAGATGACCAATATTTCTAAAGATTTTATTTCACTCTTAAATGAACAATTTTGCCTTAATCCTCTAAAACAACGGATTGTTCAAGAGTCAGCTGATGGGACTGTCAAATATCTCTTTGAGTTACCAGATGGCATGTTAATCGAAACTGTTCTCATGCGTCAACACTACGGACATTCAGTTTGTGTGACGACTCAAGTTGGCTGTAATATTGGGTGTACTTTCTGCGCTAGCGGGTTGATAAAGAAGCAAAGAGATCTGAATAGTGGTGAAATTACAGCACAAATTATGCTGGTCCAAAAATACTTTGATGAGCGTGGGCAAGATGAGCGCGTCAGCCATGTTGTTGTTATGGGCATCGGAGAACCTTTTGACAACTATAAGAATGTCATGACCTTTCTAAGAACTATAAATGATGACAATGGTCTCGCAATTGGTGCGCGTCATATCACAGTATCGACTTCTGGACTGGCGCACAAGATTCGGGAATTCGCGAATGAAGGTGTCCAAGTTAACTTGGCGGTATCATTACATGCACCAAATAATGAGTTACGCTCAAGCATCATGCGCATCAATCGGTCATTTCCTTTGGAAAAACTTTTTGCTGCCATTGAATATTATATTGAAACCACTAACCGTCGAGTTACTTTCGAGTACATTATGTTAAACGAGGTAAATGATGGGGTGGAACAAGCAAAAGAACTAGCTGCTTTAACGAAGAATATCCGTAAGTTATCCTATGTCAATCTTATTCCATATAATCCAGTTTCAGAGCATGATCAGTATAGTCGAAGTCCCAAAGCACGTGTTGAAGCCTTCTATGATGTTTTGAAAAAGAATGGTGTAAATTGTGTTGTCAGACAAGAACATGGCACTGATATTGATGCAGCTTGTGGACAGTTACGATCAAATACAATGAAAAAGGATCGCCAAAAAGCAGTGGCGAAAGTAGAATAA
- a CDS encoding ABC transporter permease subunit has protein sequence MKKVMNYISELTTLVALVGLMVVITMINPNFLTTNNLLNLLLQVTANGFIAFGMTFVILTGGIDLSVGSILALSSALTAGMIAKGIPVGIAVLMALVLGGIFGMLNGLFISYGKLAPFIVTLATMTIFRGATLVYTNGNPITGGLSDSFLFQFIGQGYLFGIPFPVVLMFLIFLILYVLLHKTAFGKSVYALGGNEKAAYISGVKLNKVKIIIYTISGMMAAMSGLIITSRLSSAQPTAGTSYEMDAIAAVVLGGTSLSGGKGRIIGTLIGALIIGVLNNGLNIIGVSAFWQQVVKGIVILIAVLLDRFKVAKA, from the coding sequence GTGAAAAAAGTAATGAATTATATATCAGAGTTGACGACTCTGGTAGCGCTGGTAGGATTGATGGTTGTTATTACGATGATTAATCCAAACTTTTTAACAACAAACAATTTGCTTAACTTATTGTTGCAAGTTACTGCCAATGGCTTTATTGCATTTGGGATGACCTTTGTCATCTTAACAGGTGGTATCGATTTGTCAGTTGGGTCAATATTAGCCCTGTCAAGTGCTCTAACAGCGGGTATGATAGCGAAGGGGATTCCCGTAGGCATAGCAGTGCTTATGGCTCTAGTACTGGGGGGGATTTTTGGTATGTTGAATGGCTTGTTCATCTCTTATGGAAAACTAGCCCCCTTTATCGTGACTTTAGCAACAATGACCATTTTTCGGGGAGCAACTCTTGTTTATACTAATGGGAATCCGATCACAGGAGGTCTATCAGATAGCTTTCTTTTCCAGTTTATTGGTCAAGGTTACCTATTTGGCATACCATTTCCAGTAGTATTGATGTTTCTTATTTTTCTTATCTTGTATGTTCTTTTACATAAAACTGCCTTTGGGAAATCCGTATACGCGCTGGGAGGGAATGAAAAAGCAGCGTATATCTCAGGTGTTAAGCTCAATAAAGTAAAAATTATTATTTATACCATTTCTGGTATGATGGCTGCTATGTCAGGTTTGATTATTACGTCACGTTTAAGTTCTGCCCAACCCACCGCAGGGACCAGTTATGAGATGGATGCCATCGCAGCTGTTGTCTTAGGAGGAACGTCGCTTTCAGGTGGTAAGGGTCGAATTATCGGAACCTTAATTGGGGCACTAATTATCGGGGTACTTAATAATGGTTTAAACATTATTGGTGTTTCAGCCTTTTGGCAACAGGTAGTAAAAGGTATTGTTATTCTGATAGCAGTCTTACTTGACCGCTTCAAGGTAGCAAAAGCTTAG
- a CDS encoding ABC transporter ATP-binding protein — MSIIKHLWWFFKQEKYPYLIGILALSVVAFLNLIPPKIMGSVIDGITSGHLTKNQLLWQLCWLILSALAMYFLRYIWRICIFGTSYRLGRIMRFRLFEHFTQMSPSFYQKYRTGDLMAHATNDINSLTRLAGGGVMSAVDASITAVVTLVTMFLSISWQMTLIAVLPLPFMAYATSRLGRKTHKAFGESQAAFSDLNNKVQESVSGIKVTKSFGYQSQELAAFQDINQKTFQKNIKTMTYDVMFDPLVLLFIGASYVLTLLVGAYMIKEHQITIGSLVTFITYLDMLVWPLMAVGFLFNMIQRGSVSYDRISVLLDQKSDVQDPKNPVKKVANGTLIYNIAAFQYENETTLKDIHFVLEKGQTLGLVGQTGSGKTSLIKLLLREYNVTEGSISLNGYNIEDYRLEDIRHLIGYVPQDQFLFATTILENVRFGNTDLPEEEVVASTKLSQVYDDIMDMPEGFNTLIGEKGVSLSGGQKQRLAMSRAMVLNPEILILDDSLSAVDAKTEHAIIENLKETRRHKTTIITAHRLSAIVHADLILVMQNGRIIERGRHEDLIQKNGWYAKTYVSQQMEMEGQENV, encoded by the coding sequence ATGTCAATCATCAAGCACCTGTGGTGGTTTTTTAAACAAGAAAAGTATCCCTATCTTATCGGGATACTTGCCCTAAGTGTAGTGGCATTTCTAAATTTGATTCCGCCTAAAATAATGGGATCTGTTATTGATGGAATTACAAGTGGACATTTGACTAAAAACCAATTGTTATGGCAACTCTGTTGGTTAATTCTATCAGCGCTAGCCATGTATTTCTTACGTTATATATGGCGTATCTGCATTTTTGGAACTTCTTATCGACTTGGACGCATTATGCGGTTTCGGCTCTTTGAACATTTTACTCAAATGTCCCCATCTTTTTATCAAAAATACCGAACTGGTGATCTTATGGCTCACGCGACCAATGATATTAATTCTTTGACTCGTCTTGCAGGGGGAGGAGTTATGTCAGCTGTGGATGCATCAATTACAGCTGTTGTGACCTTAGTGACCATGTTTTTAAGTATTTCTTGGCAGATGACGTTGATTGCTGTACTACCATTACCATTTATGGCTTATGCTACTAGTCGTTTAGGACGCAAGACTCATAAAGCTTTTGGCGAATCGCAAGCAGCTTTCTCCGATCTTAATAATAAAGTTCAAGAAAGTGTGTCCGGAATAAAAGTGACTAAGTCCTTTGGTTATCAGAGCCAGGAGCTAGCAGCTTTTCAAGACATTAATCAAAAGACTTTTCAAAAAAATATTAAAACTATGACTTATGATGTCATGTTTGATCCTCTAGTGTTATTATTCATTGGAGCCTCCTATGTTCTTACTCTTTTAGTTGGGGCTTATATGATAAAAGAACATCAAATTACCATAGGAAGTTTAGTCACATTTATTACATATTTAGATATGCTAGTTTGGCCACTGATGGCCGTTGGCTTTTTATTTAATATGATTCAAAGAGGGTCAGTTTCTTATGATAGAATTAGCGTTTTGCTGGATCAAAAATCCGATGTTCAAGATCCTAAGAATCCAGTAAAGAAAGTTGCTAATGGAACTTTAATATACAATATTGCAGCCTTCCAGTATGAGAATGAGACAACCTTGAAAGACATTCACTTTGTCCTTGAAAAAGGTCAAACATTAGGGCTTGTTGGGCAAACGGGTTCGGGGAAAACGAGCTTAATCAAGTTATTGTTGAGAGAATATAATGTGACAGAGGGTTCAATTTCATTGAATGGCTATAATATTGAAGATTATCGTCTAGAAGATATCCGTCATTTAATAGGCTATGTCCCTCAAGATCAGTTTCTTTTTGCCACAACTATTTTAGAGAATGTTCGTTTTGGTAACACAGATTTACCAGAAGAAGAAGTAGTTGCATCAACTAAGCTATCCCAAGTTTATGATGATATTATGGATATGCCAGAAGGCTTCAATACTCTCATTGGTGAAAAGGGCGTATCTCTTTCTGGTGGGCAAAAGCAACGATTAGCTATGAGTCGAGCAATGGTTTTGAATCCAGAAATTCTAATTTTAGATGATTCTCTATCGGCAGTTGATGCTAAAACTGAGCATGCTATTATTGAAAACTTAAAAGAGACAAGACGTCATAAGACCACTATTATAACAGCTCACCGTTTGAGTGCAATAGTTCATGCAGACCTAATTTTAGTCATGCAAAATGGGCGTATTATTGAGCGTGGCAGGCATGAGGATTTAATTCAAAAAAATGGCTGGTATGCTAAGACTTACGTTTCGCAACAAATGGAGATGGAGGGTCAAGAAAATGTCTAA
- the rbsD gene encoding D-ribose pyranase, with protein MLKDGILNSDLAKLAADLGHTDRVCIGDLGLPVPEGVAKIDLALKPGYPSFQEVLDIYLEHIKVEKIILAEEIKSINPEQLETVLAKLDGGVEVEYVSHEELKLLNKGVKAIIRTGENTPYSNIILQSGVTI; from the coding sequence ATGTTGAAAGATGGGATTTTGAATAGTGATTTGGCCAAATTGGCTGCAGATTTGGGACATACGGATCGTGTTTGCATTGGCGATTTAGGTTTACCCGTGCCAGAAGGTGTCGCTAAAATTGATTTAGCCCTTAAACCGGGTTATCCGAGTTTTCAGGAAGTGTTGGATATCTATTTGGAGCATATTAAGGTTGAAAAAATTATCCTAGCAGAAGAAATCAAAAGCATTAATCCAGAACAGCTAGAGACTGTGTTAGCAAAGTTAGATGGTGGGGTTGAAGTCGAATATGTCAGCCATGAGGAGCTAAAGCTCTTGAACAAAGGGGTCAAGGCAATTATTCGAACCGGAGAAAACACGCCTTATTCCAATATTATCTTACAGTCAGGTGTAACCATTTAG
- a CDS encoding YutD family protein — translation MKKEISPEMYNYNKFPGPEFIAFDKIVKSDQLEFSLIENEKDAFNATAFSQRFTEILLKYDYIVGDWGNEQLRLKGFYKDSNEVKKSNRISRLEDYIKEFCNFGCAYFVLGNSQPVEIKYEEERSPRRRKNHRSNNRKRTTVKENVKARPKSKEKVIEKEKTFQKVSGRKRKDSVKTHSKKNDSKQTRAREASNDHFIIRKKDK, via the coding sequence ATGAAAAAAGAGATTTCCCCTGAAATGTACAATTACAATAAATTTCCAGGGCCAGAATTTATTGCTTTTGACAAAATAGTCAAAAGTGATCAATTGGAATTTTCCCTCATAGAGAATGAGAAAGATGCCTTTAATGCTACGGCATTTAGTCAGCGTTTTACAGAGATTTTACTTAAATATGACTACATTGTTGGTGATTGGGGTAACGAACAGTTACGGTTAAAAGGCTTTTATAAAGATTCCAATGAGGTAAAAAAATCTAATCGGATTTCGCGACTAGAAGATTATATTAAAGAATTTTGTAATTTTGGTTGTGCTTATTTTGTTTTAGGAAACAGTCAACCTGTTGAGATTAAATATGAAGAGGAAAGAAGTCCTCGCCGTCGAAAGAATCATCGTTCAAACAATCGGAAAAGAACGACAGTTAAAGAAAATGTCAAAGCTAGACCTAAATCTAAAGAAAAAGTGATTGAGAAAGAAAAAACTTTTCAAAAAGTGTCAGGTCGAAAACGTAAAGATTCTGTTAAAACACATTCAAAGAAAAATGATTCTAAACAAACCAGAGCACGTGAAGCTTCTAATGACCATTTTATTATCAGAAAGAAGGATAAGTAA
- a CDS encoding sugar ABC transporter ATP-binding protein has translation MKVEMRDISKSFGNNKVLEKIDLVIESGQIHALMGENGAGKSTLMNILTGLFPATSGQIFIDHHEKTFANPQEAEKFGISFIHQEMNTWSEMTVLENLFLGRELKTKLGLLDQKAMRIKANEAFERLGVKIPLNKAIGQLSVGQQQMIEIAKCLLTKVSILIMDEPTAALTDRETENLFRVIRSLKQEGVGIIYISHRMEEIFKITDLVTVMRDGIVVDTVETVKTNPHELVRKMVGRELNDFYPQKNAEIGDIAFEVKDLNSQAFKNVSFAVRKGEILGFSGLMGAGRTEVMRSIFGLDKKESGAILINGQEVTINNPAQAIAKGIGFLTEDRKDEGLILDFSIKDNMTLPSSKEFVKNGLFDEKTSRTFSQQLIDRFRIKSGSPQLPVGNLSGGNQQKVVLAKWIGIAPKVLILDEPTRGVDVGAKREIYQLMNELAERGVPIIMVSSDLPEVLGVSDRIIVMHEGRITGQLTKEEASQEKVMQLATGGE, from the coding sequence ATGAAAGTTGAAATGAGGGATATTTCCAAATCATTTGGAAATAATAAGGTTTTAGAAAAGATTGATTTAGTGATAGAATCGGGTCAGATTCATGCATTAATGGGAGAAAATGGTGCTGGAAAATCAACTTTAATGAATATTTTGACTGGGCTATTCCCTGCAACGTCAGGTCAAATTTTTATTGATCATCATGAAAAAACCTTTGCTAACCCACAAGAGGCAGAAAAATTTGGAATTTCGTTTATTCATCAAGAGATGAATACTTGGTCAGAAATGACGGTTCTGGAAAATCTTTTTCTTGGTCGAGAATTAAAAACAAAATTGGGTCTGTTAGACCAAAAAGCTATGCGAATCAAAGCAAATGAAGCTTTTGAGCGATTAGGTGTTAAGATTCCATTGAACAAAGCTATTGGTCAGTTATCTGTTGGTCAACAACAAATGATTGAAATTGCCAAATGTTTACTAACAAAAGTATCAATTCTTATTATGGATGAGCCGACAGCTGCTTTGACGGATCGTGAAACAGAAAATCTCTTCCGAGTTATTAGGAGTTTAAAACAAGAAGGTGTAGGCATTATTTACATTTCTCATCGCATGGAAGAAATTTTTAAAATTACAGATTTAGTGACTGTTATGCGTGATGGTATTGTTGTTGATACAGTTGAAACAGTTAAAACTAACCCTCATGAGCTCGTACGTAAGATGGTTGGACGTGAACTTAATGATTTTTATCCTCAAAAAAATGCTGAAATTGGAGATATTGCCTTTGAGGTTAAAGACCTGAACAGTCAAGCATTTAAAAATGTTTCCTTTGCTGTTAGAAAAGGAGAGATTCTCGGATTCTCAGGTTTGATGGGAGCAGGACGAACAGAAGTTATGCGTAGCATCTTTGGTTTGGATAAAAAAGAATCAGGTGCTATTTTGATCAATGGGCAAGAAGTAACAATTAATAATCCAGCACAAGCCATTGCAAAAGGAATTGGATTTCTGACAGAAGATCGCAAAGATGAAGGTTTAATCCTTGATTTTTCAATAAAAGATAATATGACTCTACCAAGTTCTAAAGAATTTGTTAAAAATGGGCTATTTGATGAAAAAACAAGTCGTACTTTTAGCCAACAATTGATTGACCGTTTCCGGATTAAATCTGGTAGTCCACAATTACCAGTTGGAAACTTATCAGGCGGAAATCAGCAGAAGGTTGTCCTAGCCAAGTGGATTGGAATTGCTCCTAAGGTTTTGATTTTAGATGAGCCAACACGAGGTGTTGATGTAGGTGCTAAAAGGGAAATTTATCAACTTATGAATGAACTTGCTGAAAGAGGTGTTCCAATCATCATGGTGTCTTCAGATTTACCAGAAGTTCTGGGTGTCAGTGATCGCATTATTGTCATGCATGAGGGTCGTATTACTGGACAATTAACTAAAGAAGAAGCAAGTCAAGAAAAAGTCATGCAACTAGCAACAGGAGGAGAATAA
- a CDS encoding VanZ family protein encodes MSWIDNPLRLSKPLLYTIGILLVIYVLAVGVMCFTPSPGLFNDMGTPNILYLGRLRLLLVPFNSIISLNQVNSLTQLVWIFCQNALNILLLYPLVLFIHLISSKWQSYRKSLLLGFSISLFIETSQLFLDLVINANRVFEIDDLWTNTLGALLAYLTYLLIRKQVIKRD; translated from the coding sequence ATGTCTTGGATTGATAATCCACTTCGCTTGTCCAAGCCGTTACTCTATACTATCGGAATTCTTCTAGTGATCTACGTTTTGGCTGTTGGTGTGATGTGTTTTACTCCTAGTCCAGGACTCTTTAATGATATGGGAACACCAAATATCTTGTATCTTGGTCGCTTGCGCCTTCTCTTGGTACCCTTTAATTCTATTATTAGTTTAAATCAGGTAAACTCACTTACGCAACTCGTCTGGATTTTTTGCCAAAACGCCTTAAACATTTTGTTACTTTATCCTTTAGTTCTTTTTATCCATCTTATTTCAAGTAAATGGCAGAGCTATAGGAAAAGTCTTCTGTTGGGATTTAGTATAAGTTTATTTATTGAAACTAGTCAATTGTTCTTGGACTTGGTCATTAATGCTAATCGTGTTTTTGAGATTGATGATTTATGGACGAATACATTAGGAGCCTTGCTGGCTTACCTAACCTACCTTTTGATACGTAAACAAGTCATCAAAAGAGATTGA
- a CDS encoding bifunctional metallophosphatase/5'-nucleotidase: MVESIRILHLNDLHSHFEAYPKIERFFAEASKTSAEVIKVDIGDNIDLSHPLTEATQGKANVQLMNQLGIQYATIGNNEGIGLSKDALNQVYDDANFTVILGNMTDEYGRPKWSKPYHIHQTKAGSKIALLAYTFPYYKTYQPNGWQIENPIESLKRDLELPEVASADIRILLSHLGIRIDEAITKEVTGLDLIIGAHTHHVFEDGVCLNGTYMAAAGKYGQYVGEINLSIDNRKISAIEMIAHETSHFASQKKDQDFIKGLIKEGKRLLEQRKICKISHRLNFEDSLTLIMSAMKDYAKAETCIINSGLLLKTFDSFLTAEQLHAALPHQMRLVRLQLNGETFQRICHDIYSKEALLKNQEIRGMGFRGKCFGQLYSDGFTYKNEKIVYNGKVMDKSDNISLVLVDQYYFASYFPSVKESEAELLFPDLLREVVEKYLIKRSERYTKGAR; the protein is encoded by the coding sequence ATGGTAGAATCCATTCGAATCTTACATCTGAATGACTTACATTCTCATTTTGAAGCTTACCCTAAAATAGAGCGTTTTTTTGCTGAAGCATCAAAAACAAGTGCAGAAGTCATCAAGGTTGATATTGGTGACAATATTGATTTAAGTCATCCTTTGACAGAGGCCACACAAGGAAAAGCAAATGTTCAGTTAATGAATCAATTGGGGATACAGTATGCTACTATTGGAAATAACGAAGGAATTGGCCTAAGTAAAGATGCTCTCAATCAGGTCTATGATGATGCGAATTTCACAGTCATTCTTGGTAATATGACCGATGAGTATGGGAGACCTAAATGGTCCAAGCCCTATCATATTCATCAAACAAAGGCAGGTAGCAAAATTGCGTTGTTAGCTTATACTTTTCCTTATTATAAAACCTATCAACCCAATGGCTGGCAGATTGAAAATCCTATTGAAAGTCTGAAAAGGGATTTAGAGCTTCCAGAAGTAGCATCAGCGGATATTCGTATTTTACTTAGTCATTTGGGAATTCGGATTGACGAGGCTATTACCAAAGAAGTGACTGGTCTTGATTTAATTATTGGGGCCCATACGCATCATGTTTTTGAAGATGGAGTCTGTTTAAATGGAACATACATGGCGGCAGCTGGTAAGTACGGACAATATGTGGGGGAAATTAATCTTAGTATTGATAATCGCAAGATTTCAGCTATTGAAATGATTGCTCATGAAACCAGTCATTTTGCTAGTCAGAAAAAAGATCAAGACTTTATTAAGGGACTTATCAAGGAAGGGAAAAGACTTCTAGAGCAAAGAAAAATTTGCAAAATAAGTCATCGCTTGAATTTTGAGGATTCTCTTACCTTGATCATGTCAGCGATGAAAGATTATGCTAAGGCAGAAACTTGTATTATCAATTCAGGCCTTTTGTTGAAAACATTCGATAGTTTTTTGACAGCAGAGCAGTTACATGCTGCCTTGCCTCATCAAATGCGCTTGGTCAGGTTGCAATTGAATGGTGAAACTTTCCAAAGAATTTGTCATGATATTTATAGTAAAGAAGCATTATTGAAAAATCAGGAAATAAGAGGTATGGGCTTTCGAGGGAAATGTTTTGGGCAACTATATAGTGATGGCTTTACTTACAAAAACGAAAAAATAGTGTATAATGGTAAAGTTATGGATAAGTCGGACAATATTAGTTTGGTCCTAGTAGATCAATATTATTTTGCCTCTTATTTTCCAAGTGTAAAGGAATCAGAAGCAGAATTATTGTTTCCGGATTTACTGAGAGAAGTTGTTGAAAAGTACCTCATAAAAAGAAGTGAGAGATATACGAAAGGAGCCCGATGA
- a CDS encoding substrate-binding domain-containing protein, with amino-acid sequence MKFGKKLGFLALLLSMVLVLGACGKTGLGNSSDSSSKEVTKKAAKDLKLGISISTTNNPYFVAMKDGIDKYAGSKKVSVKVADAQDDAARQADDIQNFVSQNVDAILINPVDSKAVVTSIKAANSANIPVILIDRGSEGGKVLTTVASDNVEAGKMAAEFVVKELGEKAKAFELSGVPGASATVDRGNGFNKVAKEKLDILSSQSANFDRAKALNTAQNMIQGHKDVQVIFAQNDEMALGAAQAVKSASLKNVVIVGIDGQPDAHEAIKKGDLTATIAQQPAKMGEIAIQAAIDHYQGKKVEAKTVSPIYLVTKDNVDKYNW; translated from the coding sequence ATGAAATTTGGAAAAAAACTTGGCTTTTTAGCCCTATTATTATCAATGGTTCTCGTGCTAGGGGCTTGTGGGAAAACAGGCTTAGGTAATTCTTCTGACTCAAGTTCAAAAGAAGTCACTAAAAAAGCAGCTAAAGATTTGAAACTAGGTATTTCAATCTCTACAACTAACAATCCGTACTTTGTTGCTATGAAAGATGGTATTGATAAGTATGCAGGAAGCAAGAAAGTTAGTGTTAAAGTTGCGGATGCTCAAGATGATGCAGCACGCCAAGCAGATGATATTCAAAACTTTGTTAGCCAAAATGTTGATGCAATTCTAATTAACCCAGTTGATTCAAAAGCTGTTGTTACTTCAATTAAAGCTGCTAACTCTGCTAATATTCCTGTTATTTTAATTGACCGCGGCAGTGAAGGTGGTAAAGTTCTCACAACGGTTGCTTCCGACAACGTAGAGGCTGGGAAAATGGCTGCTGAATTTGTTGTTAAAGAGTTAGGTGAAAAAGCAAAAGCTTTTGAACTTTCAGGTGTTCCGGGTGCTTCAGCAACTGTAGACCGTGGTAATGGTTTTAATAAAGTTGCGAAAGAAAAATTAGATATTTTATCTAGTCAGTCAGCAAATTTTGACCGCGCTAAAGCATTGAATACAGCGCAAAATATGATTCAAGGTCATAAGGATGTTCAAGTTATCTTTGCACAAAATGATGAGATGGCTCTAGGTGCAGCACAAGCCGTTAAGTCCGCTAGCTTAAAAAATGTGGTAATTGTGGGAATTGATGGTCAGCCAGACGCCCATGAAGCTATTAAAAAAGGTGATTTGACCGCTACAATTGCCCAACAGCCTGCAAAAATGGGAGAAATTGCAATTCAAGCAGCTATTGATCACTATCAAGGAAAAAAAGTTGAAGCAAAAACAGTATCGCCAATCTATTTAGTAACTAAAGATAATGTTGATAAATACAACTGGTAA